The following proteins come from a genomic window of Pyxidicoccus sp. MSG2:
- a CDS encoding M16 family metallopeptidase, translating into MRRLLTALLAASLAACASNPKPPPPPSPDTPALEATATEAPPPTPAAQDPEAFREKPPEPGRSPDLVLPTFQSAKLDNGLTVLVSTRKELPLVFAGVAFASGSAQDPKGKAGLAELSYRMLLEGAGKRDTVALDNAFADLGVSPGLDVNPDGAEVGVRVLKRNVEPALALLADVVMRPKFDAKSFDRRKKQQLADLVRQLGSPIMLAQLAALDAIFTADHPYAHMADGLPASVQALTLADAKGFYQRHSGPRAAALILTGDITLDEAVALAKKHLGAWKGPGTPPAAPPTPAAPPRQQVYVVPKPELAQTVMLVGRPGLAAGHADEHALELATTVYGGFFGSRLNMNLREAKGYSYGAGAFMDTRLGVGPLLSYTAVRQDVTGPALTELVKELSGLKERPITEKELESAREGLIRAIPAGFETVEGLGATAASIYFKRRPLNELERTVEGLRNATAAEVQRVAELYLAPDAMQIVLVGDPSTIQEQVGPLNLGKLTPVEPDAAPAPGASK; encoded by the coding sequence ATGCGCCGCCTCCTCACCGCCCTCCTCGCGGCCTCGCTGGCCGCCTGCGCCAGCAACCCCAAGCCCCCGCCGCCGCCCAGCCCGGACACGCCCGCGCTGGAAGCGACTGCCACCGAGGCGCCTCCGCCGACCCCGGCCGCCCAGGACCCCGAGGCCTTCCGTGAGAAGCCGCCCGAGCCCGGCAGGTCGCCGGACCTGGTGCTGCCCACGTTCCAGAGCGCGAAGCTGGACAACGGCCTCACCGTCCTGGTGAGCACGCGCAAGGAACTGCCGCTCGTCTTCGCCGGCGTGGCCTTCGCCTCGGGCAGCGCGCAGGACCCGAAGGGCAAGGCGGGCCTGGCTGAGCTGTCCTACCGCATGCTGCTGGAAGGCGCGGGCAAGCGGGACACGGTGGCGCTCGACAACGCCTTCGCCGACCTGGGCGTGTCCCCCGGGCTGGACGTGAATCCGGACGGCGCCGAGGTGGGCGTGCGCGTGCTGAAGCGCAACGTGGAGCCGGCGCTCGCCCTGCTGGCGGACGTGGTGATGCGGCCCAAGTTCGACGCGAAGTCGTTCGACCGGCGCAAGAAGCAGCAGCTCGCGGACCTCGTGCGGCAGTTGGGCTCGCCCATCATGCTCGCGCAGCTTGCGGCCCTGGACGCCATCTTCACCGCGGACCACCCGTACGCCCACATGGCCGACGGCCTGCCCGCCTCCGTGCAGGCGCTGACGCTGGCGGACGCGAAGGGCTTCTACCAGCGCCACTCCGGCCCGCGCGCCGCCGCGCTCATCCTCACCGGGGACATCACCCTGGACGAGGCGGTGGCGCTGGCGAAGAAGCACCTGGGTGCGTGGAAGGGCCCGGGCACGCCGCCCGCCGCGCCGCCCACGCCCGCCGCACCGCCGCGGCAGCAGGTGTACGTGGTGCCCAAGCCCGAGCTGGCGCAGACGGTGATGCTGGTCGGCCGGCCGGGGCTCGCCGCGGGCCACGCGGACGAGCACGCGCTGGAGCTGGCCACCACCGTGTACGGCGGCTTCTTCGGCAGCCGGCTCAACATGAACCTGCGCGAGGCCAAGGGCTACAGCTACGGCGCGGGCGCGTTCATGGACACGCGCCTGGGCGTGGGGCCGCTGCTCTCGTACACCGCCGTGCGCCAGGACGTGACGGGCCCCGCCCTCACCGAGCTGGTGAAGGAGCTGTCCGGCCTGAAGGAGCGGCCGATTACGGAGAAGGAATTGGAGTCCGCGCGCGAGGGCCTCATCCGCGCCATCCCCGCCGGCTTCGAGACGGTGGAGGGCCTGGGCGCCACCGCCGCGTCCATCTACTTCAAGCGCCGCCCGCTGAATGAGCTGGAGCGCACGGTGGAGGGCCTGCGCAATGCCACCGCCGCCGAGGTGCAGCGCGTGGCCGAGCTGTACCTGGCTCCGGACGCGATGCAGATCGTCCTCGTGGGAGACCCCTCCACCATCCAGGAGCAGGTGGGCCCGCTGAACCTGGGCAAGCTGACGCCGGTGGAGCCGGACGCGGCGCCCGCGCCGGGGGCCTCGAAGTAG
- a CDS encoding alkaline phosphatase D family protein, with translation MKKLLGPMLYMTDAQSTDTWTFSVNLYLSGTDPTKPPPLRLVFLDTSAQELPGAVITDPKLAADFSALESPMAGVLWKWNVSLPRAPHPTRVAYRFVPMDGAAPLDGVDDVKDVVVPERGTQPRAAFFSCNGGGSAEAWKAVSKMGHPFACWEDMREQHEQATGGFHLLIGGGDQVYADSIWYASQELVDFRKLPLEKKLICELPANFHDDMVARYVELYCERWSGTAGIAPMLARVPGLFTWDDHDIFDGWGSHERLQASPWYRALYSAAALAYEAFQLGGLRTAEKTPRERKPGETHYLRTVRFTGDECDLDVVMLDLRSGRTSRVRSTGKTEHVVMNEAQWSDLDTWRREHQAGAGMKYRHVIVVSSVPLVHLRFGQAAESVAGMMDLRDDMLDQWESIVHRGERTRLIMDLFRLAKESCCAVTVISGDVHVGARGLIRSRNPEHLSPGVAEAAIEQVTSSAIVHPPPGMLEFLGMRTLAGEGVEDLPSFIQTELLPVGADHYLRERNWLSLCVKRPTNATSRPKLWLRWETEHSPLSMQVVVEPPAPSR, from the coding sequence ATGAAGAAGCTGCTCGGGCCGATGCTGTACATGACGGACGCGCAGTCCACGGACACGTGGACCTTCTCCGTCAACCTGTACCTCTCCGGCACGGACCCCACGAAGCCTCCGCCGCTGCGGCTCGTGTTCCTCGACACGAGCGCCCAGGAGCTTCCCGGCGCCGTCATCACCGACCCCAAGCTGGCCGCCGACTTCTCCGCCCTCGAGAGCCCCATGGCCGGCGTGCTGTGGAAGTGGAACGTCTCCCTTCCTCGCGCCCCCCACCCGACGCGCGTCGCCTACCGCTTCGTCCCCATGGACGGCGCCGCCCCGCTGGATGGCGTGGACGACGTGAAGGACGTCGTCGTGCCGGAGCGGGGCACCCAGCCGCGCGCGGCCTTCTTCTCCTGCAACGGCGGCGGCAGCGCCGAGGCGTGGAAGGCGGTGTCGAAGATGGGCCACCCCTTCGCCTGCTGGGAGGACATGCGCGAGCAGCACGAACAAGCCACCGGCGGCTTCCACCTGCTCATCGGCGGCGGAGACCAGGTGTACGCGGACTCCATCTGGTACGCCTCGCAGGAGCTCGTCGACTTCCGCAAGCTGCCCCTGGAGAAGAAGCTCATCTGCGAGCTGCCCGCGAACTTCCACGACGACATGGTCGCCCGCTACGTGGAGCTGTACTGCGAGCGCTGGAGCGGCACCGCCGGCATCGCCCCCATGCTGGCCCGCGTCCCCGGCCTCTTCACGTGGGATGACCACGACATCTTCGACGGCTGGGGCTCGCACGAGAGACTCCAGGCCAGCCCCTGGTACCGCGCCCTCTACAGCGCCGCGGCGCTCGCCTACGAGGCCTTCCAGCTTGGAGGCCTGCGCACCGCCGAGAAGACGCCGCGCGAGCGCAAGCCGGGAGAGACACACTACCTGCGCACCGTGCGCTTCACCGGCGACGAGTGCGACCTCGACGTGGTGATGCTGGACCTGCGCAGCGGCCGCACCAGCCGCGTGAGGTCCACCGGAAAGACCGAGCACGTGGTGATGAACGAAGCGCAGTGGTCCGACCTGGACACGTGGCGCCGCGAGCACCAGGCCGGAGCGGGCATGAAGTACCGGCACGTCATCGTCGTGTCCTCGGTGCCCCTGGTCCACCTGCGCTTCGGCCAGGCCGCCGAGAGTGTCGCGGGGATGATGGACCTGCGCGACGACATGCTGGACCAGTGGGAGTCCATCGTTCATCGCGGCGAGCGCACGCGCCTCATCATGGACCTCTTCCGGCTGGCGAAGGAGTCCTGCTGCGCGGTGACGGTCATCTCCGGCGACGTGCACGTGGGCGCGCGTGGCCTCATCCGCTCGCGCAACCCGGAGCACCTCTCCCCCGGCGTCGCCGAGGCCGCCATCGAGCAGGTGACGTCCTCCGCCATCGTCCACCCGCCCCCCGGCATGCTCGAGTTCCTCGGCATGCGCACGCTGGCGGGAGAGGGCGTGGAAGATCTGCCGTCCTTCATCCAGACGGAATTGCTCCCCGTGGGCGCCGACCACTACCTGCGCGAGCGCAACTGGCTGTCCCTGTGCGTGAAGCGGCCCACCAACGCCACCTCCCGCCCCAAGCTGTGGCTGCGCTGGGAGACCGAGCACTCCCCGCTCTCCATGCAGGTGGTGGTGGAGCCCCCGGCGCCGTCCCGGTAG
- a CDS encoding MopE-related protein, with protein sequence MNNVKSCCVGLLSALFLVACDEGQTGNESLSQHKQALAPQLPAAGFSLSEVQPPQRFPGVSGSRAGSALVTGDLNGDGLSDIVVGAPGPSSGSYVSKLYILQGNADADISTASPRIEGVSAYRAGSSLAIGHFTGTTRSDLLIGAPGYNVGGLNRGAAYLMNGDPLPANGASLSSTTVARPIPGQASPDMAGSAVAIGDVIGGGDADIIVGAPNRTTGTGVVYVLSGPINLASLPANLSSSTTVITGAAGSQTGAAVTTADVNGDGRADLVVGAPKYNGMGAVFVFFGPLSTGAVSLASANLTLLGATANELAGTSVASVGDLDGDGDEELLIGAPGTGALPGRAYLAYGGASGSVGLSTLPQFVGSPGDLAGTSVARVGDADGDTRVDFLVGAPGYGSGAGAVYLVYGGLTPFTGTRPLSDFPWFEGEAAGDAAGTAVAGAVDVNGDRKADIVIGAPGAAARGTVYVLTLRKWFGDIDGDGYGDPNNFQEAYFAPTPGNWVLTDSDCDDQNDEVHPDAAEVCNGIDDNCNDLVDIDDPTITDARYFFNDLDGDGRIDLDADYTFACFGPQQTIAFGDELGYECSGIFTDDDPNTYDGAPEVCDSKDNNCDGPVDEGVTTTYYRDADEDTFGDPSDYVDACAVPEGYVTSDTDCDDTRDTVKPGATEVCNGLDDNCDSQTDVNATWYADLDQDGFGSDFPYAPIVVPACGPPPTGYANNKDDCNDRNPAILGPPTWYRDSDGDGFGDAEESTKACTLPAGYVAGSSDCDDTNAAVTEIHWYQDTDGDGFGNPSQRVNSCSGAPAGYVAPNTDCNDTNASVSPAQTEVCNGVDDNCGGGIDEGVKSTYYRDADGDGFGNASNTTQACSAPSGYTADSTDCNDADSTLNPNTRWYADTDSDGYGSTTSVASCVQPAGHVRGNTDCDDTRNSTYPGASEFCNGRDDDCDAVTDEDTSVDATLWYRDADGDSHGTLLVSTRACAAPSGHVGSSDDCNDGNASMYPGNTEVCDGVDNDCDFDKDEDVKTTYYRDNDGDGYGSPFAFQLVCSAPAGYVTNNEDCNDNSSSIAPNRAEVCNEVDDNCNNAIDEGVKTVFYADLDGDGFGTTNASYSREACTAPPGYTQTTGDCDDRRSEANPGGTEVCDLLDNDCNGSIDEGVQLTWYQDADNDGFGVPGVTTLACLKPTGYAAVSTDCNDGRSDMNPGRQELCEAVGGPQVDNDCDGDVDDAINTRTWYVDGDGDGFGLQDDPVQSCGQPAGHTATSGDCDDTRANVHPDAAESCETSGPQIDNNCNGDPNDDPNAPVWYGDGDRDNYAGTTFKLRWCTNPTDLKDANGNTIVDGKYVASLTPTDCNDSNPSINPGATEACNHIDDNCNSQTDEGVQAAYYPDRDGDGCGDINAPPSWACGAPGTCGFGFVSNNNDTNDNNPSVCN encoded by the coding sequence ATGAACAATGTGAAGAGCTGTTGTGTGGGCCTCCTCTCGGCCCTGTTCCTCGTCGCATGCGACGAGGGGCAGACCGGGAACGAGAGCCTGAGCCAGCATAAGCAGGCTCTTGCGCCTCAACTCCCCGCCGCCGGGTTTTCTCTATCCGAAGTACAGCCTCCCCAGCGCTTTCCGGGTGTCAGTGGAAGCCGGGCGGGCTCGGCACTCGTCACCGGCGACCTGAACGGCGACGGACTCAGCGACATCGTCGTCGGGGCACCGGGCCCGAGCAGCGGCTCCTACGTGAGCAAGCTCTACATCCTTCAAGGGAACGCGGACGCTGACATCTCGACCGCGTCCCCGCGCATCGAAGGCGTCTCGGCGTATCGGGCCGGCTCCAGCCTGGCCATCGGCCACTTCACCGGAACGACTCGGAGCGACCTGCTCATCGGCGCACCGGGCTACAACGTGGGCGGCCTCAACCGTGGCGCCGCGTACCTGATGAACGGCGACCCGCTGCCCGCGAACGGTGCATCTCTCTCCTCCACCACCGTGGCGAGACCCATTCCGGGCCAGGCGTCCCCGGACATGGCGGGCTCCGCCGTGGCCATCGGTGACGTCATCGGCGGCGGTGATGCCGACATCATCGTCGGTGCCCCCAACCGCACGACGGGCACCGGCGTCGTCTACGTGCTCTCGGGCCCCATCAACCTGGCCAGCCTCCCCGCCAACCTCAGCTCCAGCACGACGGTCATCACGGGCGCCGCCGGCAGCCAGACTGGCGCTGCCGTCACCACCGCCGACGTCAACGGTGACGGACGCGCGGACCTCGTCGTCGGCGCTCCCAAGTACAACGGGATGGGCGCCGTCTTCGTCTTCTTCGGGCCCTTGAGCACGGGCGCCGTGTCGCTCGCCAGCGCGAACCTGACACTCCTGGGCGCCACGGCGAATGAGCTCGCGGGGACATCGGTTGCATCCGTGGGAGACCTCGACGGCGACGGTGACGAGGAGCTCCTCATCGGTGCGCCGGGCACGGGCGCCCTTCCAGGCCGGGCCTACCTCGCCTATGGAGGCGCCAGCGGCTCCGTGGGCCTGAGCACGCTGCCCCAGTTCGTCGGAAGCCCGGGTGACCTCGCCGGCACCTCCGTCGCTCGGGTCGGCGACGCCGATGGAGATACCCGCGTCGATTTCCTCGTCGGTGCTCCCGGTTACGGCTCGGGCGCCGGCGCGGTCTACCTCGTCTACGGCGGCCTCACGCCCTTCACGGGAACCCGACCGCTCTCCGACTTCCCCTGGTTCGAGGGCGAGGCCGCGGGTGATGCGGCCGGCACCGCGGTGGCGGGCGCCGTGGACGTCAATGGCGACAGGAAGGCCGACATCGTGATTGGCGCTCCGGGCGCCGCGGCCCGGGGCACGGTCTACGTGCTGACACTCAGGAAGTGGTTCGGAGACATTGACGGAGACGGTTACGGCGACCCGAACAACTTTCAGGAGGCGTACTTCGCTCCGACCCCCGGAAACTGGGTGCTGACGGATAGCGACTGCGACGACCAGAACGATGAAGTCCACCCGGACGCAGCGGAGGTCTGCAACGGCATCGACGACAACTGCAACGACCTGGTCGACATCGATGACCCCACCATCACCGATGCCCGCTACTTCTTCAATGACCTGGACGGGGATGGCCGCATCGACCTGGATGCGGACTACACGTTCGCCTGCTTCGGTCCTCAGCAGACCATCGCCTTCGGAGATGAGCTTGGCTACGAGTGCAGCGGCATCTTCACGGACGACGACCCGAACACCTACGACGGCGCCCCTGAGGTCTGCGACTCGAAGGACAACAACTGCGACGGCCCCGTCGACGAGGGCGTGACGACGACCTACTACCGGGACGCCGACGAGGACACCTTCGGTGACCCCAGCGACTACGTCGACGCCTGCGCCGTGCCCGAAGGCTACGTCACCAGCGACACGGACTGCGACGACACGCGAGACACCGTGAAGCCGGGCGCCACCGAGGTCTGCAACGGCCTGGACGACAACTGCGACTCCCAGACCGACGTCAACGCCACCTGGTACGCGGACCTGGACCAGGACGGCTTCGGCAGCGACTTCCCCTACGCGCCCATCGTCGTCCCCGCCTGCGGCCCCCCGCCCACGGGCTATGCCAACAACAAGGACGACTGCAACGACCGCAACCCCGCCATCCTCGGCCCGCCGACGTGGTACCGCGACTCGGACGGGGACGGCTTCGGTGACGCGGAGGAATCCACCAAGGCCTGCACCCTCCCCGCCGGCTACGTCGCCGGCTCCTCGGACTGCGACGACACCAACGCCGCCGTGACGGAAATCCACTGGTACCAGGACACCGACGGCGATGGCTTCGGCAACCCCTCCCAGCGCGTCAACTCCTGCTCCGGCGCGCCCGCCGGCTACGTCGCCCCCAACACGGACTGCAATGACACCAACGCGTCCGTCTCGCCCGCCCAGACCGAGGTCTGCAACGGCGTCGACGACAACTGCGGCGGCGGCATCGACGAGGGCGTGAAGTCCACGTACTACCGCGACGCGGACGGCGACGGCTTCGGCAACGCCTCGAACACCACCCAGGCCTGCTCGGCGCCCTCCGGCTACACCGCCGACTCCACGGACTGCAACGACGCGGACTCGACGCTCAACCCGAACACCCGCTGGTACGCGGACACGGACTCGGACGGCTACGGCAGCACCACGTCCGTCGCGTCCTGCGTGCAGCCCGCCGGCCACGTCCGCGGCAACACCGACTGCGACGACACCCGCAACAGCACGTATCCCGGCGCCTCCGAGTTCTGCAACGGCCGCGACGACGACTGCGACGCCGTCACCGACGAAGACACCTCGGTGGACGCGACGCTCTGGTACCGCGACGCCGACGGAGACAGCCACGGCACGCTGCTCGTGTCCACCCGGGCCTGTGCCGCGCCGTCCGGCCACGTGGGCTCGAGCGACGACTGCAACGACGGGAACGCCAGCATGTACCCCGGCAACACCGAGGTGTGCGACGGCGTCGACAACGACTGCGACTTCGACAAGGACGAGGACGTCAAGACGACGTACTACCGCGACAACGACGGCGACGGCTACGGCAGCCCGTTCGCCTTCCAGCTCGTCTGCTCGGCCCCCGCCGGCTACGTCACCAACAACGAGGACTGCAACGACAACTCCAGCAGCATCGCCCCCAACCGCGCCGAGGTCTGCAACGAGGTGGACGACAACTGCAACAACGCCATCGACGAGGGCGTCAAGACGGTCTTCTACGCGGACCTGGATGGGGACGGCTTCGGCACCACCAACGCCTCCTACAGCCGCGAGGCCTGCACGGCGCCTCCGGGTTACACCCAGACCACGGGCGACTGCGATGACCGCAGGAGCGAGGCGAACCCGGGCGGCACCGAGGTCTGCGACCTGCTCGACAACGACTGCAACGGCTCCATCGACGAGGGCGTGCAGCTCACCTGGTACCAGGACGCGGACAACGACGGCTTCGGCGTCCCGGGCGTCACCACCCTGGCCTGCCTCAAGCCCACCGGGTATGCGGCTGTTTCCACGGACTGCAATGACGGCCGGAGCGACATGAACCCGGGCAGGCAGGAGCTCTGCGAGGCCGTGGGTGGCCCGCAGGTGGACAACGACTGCGATGGCGACGTGGACGACGCCATCAACACGCGCACCTGGTACGTGGACGGGGACGGCGACGGCTTCGGCTTGCAGGACGACCCCGTGCAGAGCTGCGGCCAGCCGGCGGGCCACACCGCCACCTCGGGCGACTGCGACGACACGCGCGCCAACGTCCACCCGGACGCCGCCGAGTCGTGCGAGACGAGCGGCCCGCAAATCGACAACAACTGCAACGGCGACCCCAACGACGACCCCAACGCCCCCGTCTGGTACGGCGACGGGGACCGGGACAACTACGCGGGGACGACGTTCAAGCTGCGCTGGTGCACCAACCCCACGGACCTGAAGGACGCGAACGGCAACACCATCGTCGATGGCAAGTACGTGGCGAGCCTGACGCCCACGGACTGCAACGACAGCAACCCGTCCATCAACCCGGGGGCCACCGAGGCCTGCAACCACATCGACGACAACTGCAACAGCCAGACCGACGAGGGCGTGCAGGCGGCGTACTACCCCGACAGGGATGGCGACGGCTGCGGCGACATCAACGCGCCTCCTTCGTGGGCGTGCGGCGCGCCGGGCACCTGCGGCTTCGGCTTCGTGAGCAACAACAACGACACGAACGACAACAACCCGAGCGTCTGCAACTAG
- a CDS encoding alpha/beta fold hydrolase, translating into MLTRPPILALAALLLTTAPALAQERRAPEPLGIALEGFPSPFPVQFLPVTLEGQDLRMAYLDVKPTGRANGRTVILLHGKNFFGAYWEGTIRALTAAGYRVVVPDQIGFGRSSKPDVHYSFHTFASLTKKLLDTLGIQETAVVGHSMGGMVATRFALMYPEATTHLVLENPIGLEDYREKVPWQSTEAWYREQLQATEEGTRKYHQTYYVKWKPEYDVWVQIFARQLQSGEYPRLAWVAAATSQMIYEQPVSHEFPLVKPRTLLVIGQEDRTYIGRGKVPADVAATLGQYPRLGKAVAKAIPNATLTELPGVGHIPHFEAPEKFHAALLGFLGK; encoded by the coding sequence ATGCTCACGCGTCCCCCCATCCTGGCCCTCGCGGCCCTGCTGCTGACCACCGCGCCTGCCCTCGCGCAGGAGCGCCGTGCCCCCGAGCCGCTCGGGATTGCACTGGAGGGCTTCCCCTCTCCGTTCCCCGTGCAGTTCCTCCCCGTCACGCTGGAGGGCCAGGACCTCCGCATGGCGTACCTGGACGTGAAGCCCACGGGCCGCGCCAACGGGCGCACCGTCATCCTGCTCCACGGGAAGAACTTCTTCGGCGCGTACTGGGAGGGCACCATCCGCGCCCTCACCGCCGCCGGCTACCGCGTCGTCGTCCCGGACCAGATTGGGTTCGGCCGCTCCTCCAAGCCGGACGTCCACTACAGCTTCCACACCTTCGCCTCACTGACGAAGAAGCTGCTCGACACGCTCGGCATCCAGGAGACCGCCGTCGTGGGCCACTCCATGGGCGGCATGGTCGCCACGCGCTTCGCCCTCATGTACCCGGAGGCCACCACGCACCTCGTGCTGGAGAACCCCATCGGCCTCGAGGACTACCGCGAGAAGGTCCCCTGGCAGTCCACCGAGGCCTGGTACCGCGAGCAGCTCCAGGCCACCGAGGAGGGCACCCGCAAGTACCACCAGACGTACTACGTGAAGTGGAAGCCCGAGTACGACGTCTGGGTTCAAATCTTCGCCCGGCAGCTCCAGAGCGGTGAGTACCCGCGCCTCGCCTGGGTGGCCGCCGCCACGTCGCAGATGATCTACGAGCAGCCCGTCTCCCACGAGTTCCCCCTCGTGAAGCCGCGCACCCTGCTCGTCATCGGCCAGGAGGACCGCACCTATATCGGCCGCGGCAAGGTGCCCGCGGACGTCGCCGCGACGCTGGGCCAGTACCCGCGGCTCGGCAAGGCGGTGGCGAAGGCCATCCCCAACGCCACGCTCACGGAGCTTCCCGGCGTGGGCCACATCCCCCACTTCGAGGCGCCGGAGAAGTTCCACGCCGCGCTGCTCGGCTTCCTCGGGAAGTGA
- a CDS encoding M16 family metallopeptidase encodes MKALVAAALVFSGLPALAQSPKEAKPAAGREALAIPFEKYTLPNGLEVILSVDRKLPIVSVNVWYHVGAYNEQPGRTGFAHLFEHMMFQGSKHVADDVHISLLEQIGGTDLNGTTSFDRTNYFETVPSNQLETALWLESDRMGFLLDALTLEKLNTQREVVKNERREGTETAPYGEAREKAWHALFPLPHPYHGDVIGSMEDLNAATVDDVKGFFRQWYAPSNATLTIVGDFDVEKTKALVEKYFGSLPSHPKPVPPQVAPVKLTAPVVIRQEERVAQLPLLSIQWLTAPYLQEGDAVADVLATALSTGKASRLYRRLVLEKQLAQSVSATQQSQGAQSVFTLDVVARPGVSTDLLLKEVDAILDEVRKNGITQEEIERARTRYDTRMLAGLQSVGGGGGKADVLQSYNHFVGDPGYIAKDLARYEQVTPESVKQFARDALSSNARVILHAVPPARRQAPIEPKERN; translated from the coding sequence ATGAAGGCCCTCGTCGCCGCAGCCCTCGTCTTCAGCGGGCTACCGGCGCTCGCCCAATCCCCCAAGGAGGCGAAGCCCGCGGCTGGCCGCGAAGCGCTCGCCATCCCCTTCGAGAAGTACACCCTGCCCAACGGTCTGGAGGTCATCCTCTCCGTCGACCGCAAGCTGCCGATTGTCTCCGTCAACGTCTGGTACCACGTCGGCGCATACAACGAGCAGCCCGGCCGCACCGGCTTCGCGCACCTCTTCGAGCACATGATGTTCCAGGGCTCGAAGCACGTGGCGGATGACGTGCACATCTCGCTGCTCGAGCAGATTGGTGGCACCGACCTCAACGGCACCACCAGCTTCGACCGCACCAACTACTTCGAGACCGTCCCCAGCAACCAACTGGAGACGGCGCTGTGGCTGGAGAGCGACCGCATGGGCTTCCTGCTGGACGCCCTGACGCTGGAGAAGCTCAACACCCAGCGCGAGGTGGTGAAGAACGAGCGCCGCGAGGGCACGGAGACCGCCCCGTACGGAGAGGCTCGCGAGAAGGCGTGGCATGCGCTGTTCCCGCTGCCGCACCCGTACCACGGGGACGTCATCGGCTCGATGGAGGACCTGAACGCCGCCACCGTGGACGACGTGAAGGGCTTCTTCCGCCAGTGGTACGCGCCGTCCAACGCGACGCTCACCATCGTCGGTGACTTCGACGTCGAGAAGACGAAGGCGCTGGTGGAGAAGTACTTCGGCTCGCTGCCCAGCCACCCGAAGCCGGTGCCTCCCCAGGTCGCCCCGGTGAAGCTCACCGCGCCCGTGGTCATCCGCCAGGAGGAGCGCGTGGCGCAATTGCCGCTGCTGTCCATCCAGTGGCTCACCGCCCCGTACCTCCAGGAGGGCGACGCCGTCGCGGACGTGCTCGCCACCGCGCTGTCCACCGGCAAGGCGAGCCGCCTCTACCGCCGCCTGGTGCTGGAGAAGCAACTGGCCCAGAGCGTCAGCGCCACGCAGCAGAGCCAGGGCGCGCAGTCCGTCTTCACGCTGGACGTGGTGGCCCGCCCCGGCGTGTCCACGGACCTGCTGCTGAAGGAGGTGGACGCCATCCTCGACGAGGTGCGGAAGAACGGCATCACCCAGGAGGAAATCGAGCGCGCCCGCACCCGCTATGACACGCGCATGCTCGCGGGCCTGCAGTCCGTGGGCGGCGGCGGCGGCAAGGCGGACGTCCTGCAGAGCTACAACCACTTCGTCGGCGACCCCGGCTACATCGCGAAGGACCTGGCGCGCTACGAGCAGGTGACGCCCGAGTCCGTGAAGCAGTTCGCGCGCGACGCGCTGTCCTCCAACGCGCGCGTCATCCTCCACGCCGTACCGCCGGCCCGCCGGCAGGCCCCCATCGAACCGAAGGAGCGCAACTGA